A window from Mycobacterium saskatchewanense encodes these proteins:
- the gabT gene encoding 4-aminobutyrate--2-oxoglutarate transaminase, with product MASLEQSRKLVTEIPGPASLELTKRRAAAVSGGVNVSMPVWVARAGGGIVEDVDGNRLIDLASGIAVTTIGNSSPRVVEAVRAQVAEFTHTCFMVTPYEQYVAVAEQLNRLTPGSGEKRSVLFNSGAEAVENAVKVARSYTRKPAVVAFNHAYHGRTNLALALTAKSKPYKSGFGPFAPEVYRAPMSYPFRDGLLDKELATDGEKAAARAITIIDSQVGADDLAAVIIEPIAGEGGFIVPAEGFLPTLLTWCRDNGVVFIADEVQTGFARTGAMFACEHEGIEPDLICTAKGIADGLPLSAVTGRAEIMDAPHVGGLGGTFGGNPLACAAALATIETIEDDGLVERARQLERLITEPLLRLQAADDRIGDVRGRGAMIAVELVKSGSADPDAELAKKWSMAAHAAGVIVLTCGMFGNIVRLLPPLTITDELLSEGLDLLGDVLGDL from the coding sequence GTGGCCAGCCTCGAGCAAAGCCGCAAGCTGGTCACCGAAATCCCCGGTCCCGCATCGCTCGAATTGACCAAGCGCCGCGCCGCGGCCGTCTCGGGCGGCGTGAACGTCTCCATGCCGGTGTGGGTCGCGCGCGCCGGCGGAGGCATCGTCGAGGACGTCGACGGCAACCGGCTCATCGACCTGGCCTCCGGCATCGCCGTCACCACCATCGGCAACTCGTCGCCGCGCGTCGTCGAGGCGGTGCGCGCCCAGGTGGCCGAGTTCACCCACACCTGCTTCATGGTCACCCCGTACGAGCAGTACGTGGCGGTCGCCGAGCAACTCAACCGGCTCACTCCCGGCTCCGGCGAGAAGCGGTCGGTCCTGTTCAATTCCGGCGCGGAGGCCGTCGAGAACGCGGTGAAGGTGGCGCGCTCCTACACCCGCAAGCCCGCGGTGGTGGCGTTCAACCACGCCTATCACGGGCGCACCAACCTGGCCTTGGCGCTCACCGCCAAGTCCAAGCCCTACAAGAGCGGATTCGGCCCGTTCGCGCCCGAGGTCTACCGGGCGCCCATGTCCTACCCCTTCCGCGACGGGCTGCTCGACAAGGAGCTGGCCACCGACGGCGAAAAGGCCGCGGCCCGCGCCATCACCATCATCGACAGCCAGGTCGGCGCCGACGACCTGGCCGCCGTCATCATCGAGCCGATCGCCGGCGAGGGCGGATTCATCGTGCCGGCCGAGGGCTTCCTGCCGACCCTGCTCACCTGGTGCCGCGACAACGGGGTGGTGTTCATCGCCGACGAGGTGCAGACCGGTTTCGCGCGCACGGGCGCGATGTTCGCCTGCGAGCACGAGGGGATCGAGCCCGACCTGATCTGCACCGCCAAGGGCATCGCCGACGGGCTCCCGCTGTCCGCCGTCACCGGCCGTGCGGAAATCATGGATGCGCCGCACGTCGGCGGTTTGGGTGGCACGTTCGGCGGAAACCCCCTTGCCTGTGCCGCGGCGCTGGCCACCATCGAGACCATCGAGGACGACGGCCTCGTCGAGCGGGCGCGACAGCTGGAACGGCTGATCACCGAACCGCTGCTGCGGCTGCAGGCCGCCGACGACCGGATCGGCGACGTCCGAGGCCGCGGCGCGATGATCGCCGTGGAGTTGGTGAAATCGGGTTCCGCCGATCCGGACGCGGAACTTGCCAAGAAGTGGTCCATGGCCGCCCACGCGGCCGGGGTCATCGTGTTGACCTGCGGCATGTTCGGCAACATCGTCCGGTTGCTGCCCCCACTGACCATCACCGACGAGCTACTGAGCGAAGGACTCGACCTGCTCGGCGACGTTCTGGGCGACCTCTAG
- the ruvC gene encoding crossover junction endodeoxyribonuclease RuvC has translation MRVMGVDPGLTRCGLSVVESGRGRSVVALDVDVVRTPSDAALPMRLLAISDAVEHWLDTHRPDVIAIERVFSQLNVTTVMGTAQAGGVIALAAARRGLDVYFHTPTEVKAAVTGNGTADKAQVTAMVTKILALQAKPTPADAADALALAICHCWRAPMLARLAQAEALAARQRQAYNAKLKAQLKAAR, from the coding sequence ATGCGGGTGATGGGTGTCGACCCGGGGCTGACCCGGTGCGGCCTGTCCGTGGTCGAGAGCGGGCGGGGGCGCAGCGTGGTCGCGCTGGACGTCGACGTGGTGCGCACGCCGTCGGACGCGGCGCTGCCGATGCGGCTGCTGGCCATCAGCGACGCTGTCGAGCACTGGCTGGACACCCATCGGCCGGACGTGATCGCGATCGAGCGGGTGTTCTCCCAGCTGAACGTGACGACGGTGATGGGCACCGCGCAGGCCGGCGGGGTGATCGCGCTGGCCGCGGCCAGGCGCGGGCTGGACGTCTACTTTCACACCCCGACCGAGGTTAAGGCGGCGGTCACCGGCAACGGCACCGCCGACAAGGCGCAGGTCACCGCCATGGTCACCAAAATCCTTGCGCTGCAAGCCAAGCCGACACCTGCCGACGCCGCCGACGCGCTCGCGCTGGCGATCTGCCACTGCTGGCGGGCGCCGATGCTCGCGCGGCTGGCCCAGGCCGAGGCGCTGGCCGCGCGCCAGCGGCAGGCCTACAACGCGAAGCTCAAGGCGCAGCTGAAGGCGGCGCGATGA
- the yajC gene encoding preprotein translocase subunit YajC: protein MQSLVLFLPFLLIMGGFMYFASRRQRRAMQATIDLHESLRPGDRVHTTSGLEATVVAIADETVELEIAPGVVTTWMKMAVRDRIVPDTDEDESENDADADETPVIKDS, encoded by the coding sequence ATGCAGAGTTTGGTCTTGTTCCTGCCGTTCCTGCTGATCATGGGCGGCTTCATGTACTTCGCGTCGCGGCGCCAGCGGCGCGCGATGCAGGCCACCATCGACCTCCACGAGTCGCTGCGGCCGGGGGACCGGGTGCACACCACCTCGGGTCTGGAGGCGACGGTCGTTGCAATCGCGGACGAGACCGTCGAACTCGAGATCGCGCCCGGCGTGGTGACCACCTGGATGAAGATGGCCGTCCGCGACCGGATCGTCCCCGACACCGACGAGGACGAGTCGGAGAACGACGCCGACGCCGACGAGACCCCGGTCATCAAGGATTCCTGA
- a CDS encoding DUF1304 domain-containing protein has translation MINAGLIFAGLAALLHVYIFIMESLTWTSPRTRATFGTTPEEAETTKLLAFNQGFYNLFLAIITAVGIATVSIGHHVVGATLILAGAGSMAAAAVVLLVSAPDKARAALVQGIFPALAIALLLLGVR, from the coding sequence ATGATCAACGCCGGGTTGATATTCGCCGGGCTGGCTGCCCTGTTGCACGTCTACATCTTCATTATGGAGTCCCTGACCTGGACCTCCCCGCGCACCCGCGCGACGTTCGGCACGACGCCCGAGGAGGCCGAGACCACCAAGCTCCTCGCCTTCAACCAGGGCTTTTACAACTTGTTCCTGGCGATCATCACCGCCGTCGGCATTGCCACGGTTTCCATCGGGCATCACGTCGTCGGGGCGACACTCATCCTCGCCGGAGCCGGCTCGATGGCCGCGGCCGCGGTCGTTCTCCTGGTGTCGGCGCCGGACAAGGCCCGGGCCGCCCTGGTCCAGGGCATTTTCCCTGCCCTTGCCATCGCGCTGCTGCTTCTCGGCGTGCGCTGA
- the ruvB gene encoding Holliday junction branch migration DNA helicase RuvB: MNRDFADEPPDREVSPALTVGEGDIDVSLRPRSLREFIGQPRVREQLQLVIEGAKNRGGTPDHILLSGPPGLGKTSLAMIIAAELGSSLRVTSGPALERAGDLAAMLSNLVEHDVLFIDEIHRIARPAEEMLYLAMEDFRVDVVVGKGPGATSIPLEVAPFTLVGATTRSGALTGPLRDRFGFTAHMDFYEPAELERVLARSAGILGIELGDDAGAEIARRSRGTPRIANRLLRRVRDYAEVRADGIITRDVAKSALAVYDVDELGLDRLDRAVLSALTRSFGGGPVGVSTLAVAVGEEAATVEEVCEPFLVRAGMIARTPRGRVATPQAWTHLGMTPPVGASQPGLFE, translated from the coding sequence ATGAACCGCGATTTCGCGGACGAGCCGCCGGACCGGGAGGTCTCGCCCGCATTGACCGTCGGCGAGGGTGACATCGACGTCAGCCTGCGGCCGCGGTCGTTGCGCGAGTTCATCGGCCAGCCGCGGGTGCGCGAACAGCTGCAGCTGGTCATCGAGGGCGCCAAGAATCGGGGTGGAACGCCGGACCACATCCTGCTGTCCGGCCCGCCCGGGCTGGGCAAGACGTCGCTGGCCATGATCATCGCCGCCGAGCTGGGGTCCTCGTTGCGCGTCACGTCCGGTCCCGCCCTGGAGCGCGCCGGCGACCTGGCCGCGATGCTGTCGAACCTGGTCGAGCACGACGTGCTGTTCATCGACGAGATCCATCGCATCGCGCGGCCGGCCGAGGAAATGCTCTATTTGGCGATGGAGGATTTCCGGGTCGACGTGGTGGTGGGCAAGGGGCCAGGCGCCACCTCGATCCCGCTGGAGGTTGCGCCGTTCACGCTGGTCGGCGCTACCACCCGGTCCGGCGCGCTGACGGGTCCGCTGCGCGACCGGTTCGGCTTCACCGCACACATGGACTTCTACGAGCCGGCCGAGCTGGAGCGCGTGCTGGCCCGGTCGGCGGGGATCCTCGGCATCGAGCTGGGCGACGACGCCGGCGCCGAGATCGCCCGCCGCTCGCGCGGGACGCCGCGCATCGCCAACCGGCTGCTGCGCCGCGTCCGGGACTACGCCGAGGTGCGCGCCGACGGAATCATCACCCGCGACGTCGCCAAGTCCGCCCTCGCGGTGTACGACGTCGACGAGCTCGGCCTGGATCGGCTGGACCGGGCGGTGCTCTCGGCGCTGACCCGCAGCTTCGGCGGCGGCCCGGTCGGGGTGTCGACGCTCGCGGTCGCGGTCGGCGAAGAGGCGGCGACGGTGGAAGAGGTCTGCGAGCCTTTTCTGGTGCGCGCCGGCATGATCGCGCGCACCCCGCGCGGGCGGGTGGCCACCCCGCAGGCCTGGACGCACCTGGGCATGACCCCGCCCGTCGGCGCCAGCCAACCGGGTCTGTTCGAGTAG
- the ruvA gene encoding Holliday junction branch migration protein RuvA: MIASVRGEVLAVALDHAVIEAAGVGYRVNATPSTLATLRQGSEAGLITAMIVREDSMTLYGFADAETRDLFLTLMSVSGVGPRLAMATLAVHDAAALRQALHDGDVAALTRVPGIGKRGAERMVLELRDKIGAPSAGGVPASAASNGHAVRGPVVEALIGLGFPAKQAEEATDKVLADAQDATTSGTLRAALSVLGKSR; this comes from the coding sequence ATGATCGCCTCGGTGCGCGGTGAGGTGCTCGCGGTGGCGCTCGACCACGCGGTGATCGAGGCCGCCGGCGTGGGTTACCGCGTGAACGCCACCCCGTCGACCCTGGCGACGCTGCGCCAGGGCAGCGAGGCCGGGCTGATCACCGCGATGATCGTCCGCGAGGACTCCATGACGCTGTACGGGTTCGCCGACGCCGAGACCCGCGACCTGTTCCTGACGCTGATGTCGGTGTCGGGGGTGGGGCCGCGGCTGGCTATGGCGACGCTGGCCGTGCACGACGCCGCGGCGCTGCGCCAGGCGCTGCACGACGGCGACGTCGCCGCGCTGACCCGGGTCCCGGGCATCGGCAAGCGCGGCGCCGAGCGGATGGTGCTGGAGTTGCGCGACAAGATCGGCGCGCCGAGTGCTGGGGGAGTGCCGGCGAGCGCCGCGTCCAACGGCCACGCGGTGCGCGGTCCCGTGGTCGAGGCGCTGATCGGACTCGGGTTTCCGGCCAAGCAGGCCGAGGAGGCCACCGACAAGGTGCTGGCCGACGCGCAGGACGCGACGACGTCGGGCACGCTGCGGGCCGCCCTGTCGGTGCTGGGTAAGTCCCGATGA
- the car gene encoding carboxylic acid reductase yields the protein MSTPNTDERLARRIEELTATDPQFAAARPDPEITAALEEPGLSLPRIVRTVLDGYADRPALGQRVMEFVKDPHTGRTTLELLPRYETITYGELGERVGALARALADGPVRPGDRVCVLGFNSVDYATIDMALGQVGAVAVPLQTSAALTQLQPIVVETEPSVVASSVNQLPDAVELILSGPAPTHLVVFDYHPEVDDQREAVEAARGRLADTAVTVETLTDVLDRGRALPDTALPEPQEDDPLALLIYTSGSTGAPKGAMYPASNVGKMWRRGSKNWFGESAASITLNFMPMSHVMGRGILYGTLGNGGTAYFAAKSDLSTLLEDLELVRPTELNFVPRIWETLFGEFQRQVERRLTDGSDRQAVEAAVLEEQRRYLLGGRFIFAMTGSAPTSPDLRNWVVSLLQMDLLDGYGSTEAGMVLFDGEVQRPPVIDYKLVDVPDLGYFATDRPYPRGELLLRTENMFPGYYKRAETTASVFDEDGYYRTGDVFAEVAPDRLVYVDRRNNVLKLAQGEFVTLAKLEAEFGNSPLVRQIYVYGNSSQPYLLAVVVPTEEALARWDLDTLKGEIADSLQSVARQADLQSYEVPRDFIIETTPFSLENGLLTGIRKLAWPKLKQHYGERLEQLYAELAQGQANELAELRRSGADAPVLQTVTRAAAAMLGTAASDLSPDAHFTDLGGDSLSALTFGNLLREIFDIDVPVGVIVSPANDLAAIAGYIEAERQGTKRPTFAAVHGRGATEVRASDLTLDKFLDAETLSAAPNLPKPAAEVRTVLLTGSTGFLGRYLALEWLERMDLVDGKVIALVRAKSDEEARARLDKTFDSGDPKLLEHYRELAADHLEVIAGDKGEANLGLDAQTWQRLADTVDLIVDPAALVNHVLPYSELFGPNAVGTAELIRIALTTKLKPYTYVSTIGVGDQIQPGQFVEDADVRQVSATRAVNDNYANGYGNSKWAGEVLLREAHDLCGLPVAVFRCDMILADTTYAGQLNLPDMFTRLMLSLVATGIAPGSFYELDENGNRQRAHYDGLPVEFIAAAISTLSPREGYDTYHVMNPYDDGIGLDEYVDWLIDAGYSLQRIADYGEWLRRFEGSMRALPERQRQYSLLPLLHNYQQPEKPLRGSLAPTDRFRAAVQEAKIGPDKDIPHVSAPIIVKYVTDLQLLGLL from the coding sequence ATGAGCACACCGAACACCGACGAGCGTCTCGCCCGCCGCATCGAAGAGCTGACCGCCACCGACCCGCAATTCGCAGCGGCCCGCCCCGACCCCGAGATCACCGCCGCCCTCGAGGAGCCCGGGCTTTCGTTGCCGCGGATCGTCCGGACGGTGCTGGACGGCTACGCGGACCGGCCGGCGCTCGGGCAGCGCGTGATGGAGTTCGTCAAGGACCCGCACACCGGACGCACCACGCTCGAGCTGCTCCCCCGCTACGAGACCATCACCTACGGCGAGCTGGGCGAACGCGTCGGTGCGCTGGCCCGGGCCCTTGCCGACGGGCCCGTGCGGCCCGGCGACCGGGTCTGTGTGCTGGGCTTCAACAGCGTCGACTACGCCACCATCGACATGGCGCTGGGCCAGGTGGGTGCTGTGGCCGTTCCGTTGCAGACCAGCGCCGCGCTCACCCAGCTGCAGCCCATCGTGGTCGAGACCGAGCCCAGCGTGGTCGCGTCGAGCGTCAACCAGCTGCCCGACGCCGTCGAGCTGATCCTCAGCGGCCCCGCCCCCACCCACCTGGTCGTGTTCGACTACCACCCCGAGGTCGACGACCAGCGCGAGGCCGTCGAGGCCGCGCGCGGGCGGCTGGCCGACACCGCGGTCACCGTCGAGACCCTGACCGACGTCCTCGACCGCGGCAGGGCGCTGCCCGACACGGCGCTGCCGGAGCCGCAGGAGGACGACCCGCTGGCCCTGCTGATCTACACCTCGGGCAGCACCGGCGCCCCCAAGGGCGCGATGTACCCCGCGAGCAACGTCGGCAAGATGTGGCGCCGCGGCAGCAAGAACTGGTTCGGCGAGAGCGCCGCATCGATCACCCTCAACTTCATGCCGATGAGCCACGTCATGGGGCGCGGCATCCTGTACGGCACCCTCGGCAACGGCGGCACCGCCTACTTCGCGGCCAAGAGCGATCTCTCCACGCTGCTCGAGGACCTCGAGCTGGTGCGGCCCACCGAGCTGAATTTCGTACCACGGATCTGGGAGACGTTGTTCGGCGAATTCCAGCGTCAGGTGGAGCGCCGGCTGACCGACGGCTCGGACCGCCAAGCGGTCGAAGCCGCGGTTCTCGAGGAGCAGCGGCGGTACCTGCTGGGCGGCCGGTTCATCTTCGCGATGACGGGCTCGGCGCCCACCTCGCCGGATCTACGCAACTGGGTCGTCTCGCTACTGCAGATGGACCTGCTGGACGGCTACGGCTCGACCGAGGCCGGCATGGTGCTGTTCGACGGCGAGGTCCAGCGCCCGCCGGTCATCGACTACAAGTTGGTCGACGTGCCGGACCTGGGCTACTTCGCCACCGACCGGCCGTATCCGCGCGGCGAGCTGCTGCTGCGGACGGAGAACATGTTCCCGGGCTACTACAAGCGGGCCGAGACCACCGCCAGCGTGTTCGACGAGGACGGGTACTACCGCACCGGCGACGTGTTCGCCGAAGTGGCGCCCGACCGGCTGGTGTACGTCGACCGCCGCAACAACGTGCTCAAGCTCGCCCAGGGCGAGTTCGTCACGCTGGCCAAGCTGGAGGCGGAGTTCGGCAACAGCCCGCTCGTCCGCCAGATCTACGTCTACGGCAACAGCTCGCAGCCGTACCTGCTGGCCGTCGTGGTGCCCACCGAGGAGGCGCTGGCGCGCTGGGATCTCGACACCCTCAAGGGTGAGATCGCCGACTCGCTGCAGAGCGTTGCGCGCCAGGCCGACCTGCAGTCCTATGAGGTGCCCCGCGACTTCATCATCGAGACCACGCCGTTCAGCCTGGAGAACGGCCTGCTGACCGGGATCCGCAAGCTGGCGTGGCCGAAGCTCAAGCAGCACTACGGTGAGCGGCTGGAGCAGCTGTACGCCGAGCTGGCCCAGGGGCAGGCCAACGAGCTGGCCGAACTGCGGCGCAGCGGTGCCGACGCACCGGTGCTGCAGACCGTCACCCGCGCCGCGGCGGCCATGCTGGGCACGGCGGCCAGCGACCTGTCCCCCGATGCGCACTTCACCGACCTGGGCGGAGACTCCCTATCGGCGTTGACCTTCGGCAACCTGCTGCGCGAGATCTTCGACATCGACGTCCCGGTGGGTGTCATCGTCAGCCCGGCCAACGACCTGGCGGCCATCGCCGGCTACATCGAGGCCGAACGGCAGGGCACCAAGCGGCCCACGTTCGCCGCGGTGCACGGCCGCGGCGCGACCGAGGTGCGCGCGAGCGACCTGACCCTGGACAAGTTCCTCGACGCGGAGACGCTGTCTGCGGCGCCGAACCTGCCGAAGCCGGCCGCCGAGGTGCGCACGGTGCTCCTGACGGGCTCCACGGGCTTCCTCGGCCGCTACCTGGCGCTGGAATGGCTGGAGCGGATGGACCTGGTCGACGGCAAGGTGATCGCCCTGGTGCGCGCCAAGTCCGACGAGGAGGCGCGCGCCCGGCTGGACAAGACCTTCGACAGCGGTGACCCCAAGCTGCTCGAGCACTACCGGGAGCTGGCGGCCGACCACCTCGAGGTCATCGCCGGTGACAAGGGCGAGGCGAACCTCGGCCTGGACGCGCAGACGTGGCAGCGGCTGGCCGACACGGTCGACCTGATCGTCGACCCGGCGGCCCTGGTCAACCACGTGCTGCCGTACAGCGAGCTGTTCGGCCCCAACGCGGTTGGCACCGCGGAGCTGATCCGCATCGCGCTGACGACGAAGCTCAAGCCGTACACCTACGTGTCGACGATCGGCGTGGGCGACCAGATCCAGCCGGGCCAGTTCGTCGAGGACGCCGACGTCCGGCAGGTCAGCGCGACGCGGGCGGTCAACGACAACTACGCCAACGGCTACGGCAACAGCAAGTGGGCCGGTGAGGTGCTGCTGCGCGAGGCCCACGACCTGTGCGGTCTCCCGGTCGCGGTGTTCCGCTGCGACATGATCCTGGCCGACACCACCTATGCGGGCCAGCTCAACCTGCCGGACATGTTCACCCGGCTGATGCTGAGCCTGGTGGCGACCGGCATCGCGCCCGGCTCGTTCTACGAGCTGGACGAGAACGGGAATCGGCAGCGGGCGCACTACGACGGCCTGCCGGTCGAGTTCATCGCCGCCGCGATCTCCACGCTGAGCCCGCGGGAGGGTTACGACACGTACCACGTGATGAACCCGTACGACGACGGCATCGGGCTCGACGAGTACGTCGACTGGCTGATCGACGCCGGGTACTCCCTCCAGCGCATCGCCGACTACGGCGAATGGCTGCGCCGGTTCGAGGGGTCGATGCGGGCCCTGCCCGAGCGCCAGCGCCAGTACTCGCTGCTGCCGCTGCTGCACAACTACCAGCAGCCCGAGAAGCCGCTGCGCGGCTCGCTGGCACCGACCGACCGGTTCCGCGCCGCCGTGCAGGAGGCGAAGATCGGTCCGGACAAGGACATCCCGCACGTCTCGGCGCCGATCATCGTCAAGTACGTCACCGACCTGCAGCTGCTCGGGCTGCTCTGA